In a genomic window of Myxococcales bacterium:
- a CDS encoding VOC family protein yields MHKSRLCAIGIDCQDADLTTAAAFWSAALGRAVAEVEGNYAALEDRAGQPSVFVQRVAHPSRTHLDIESDDVEAEVARLEALGATRVAQIQTWWVMEAPTGHRFCVVRLQRGPLGDDARTW; encoded by the coding sequence ATGCACAAGAGCCGGCTCTGCGCGATCGGGATCGACTGTCAGGACGCGGACCTCACCACGGCGGCGGCGTTCTGGAGCGCGGCCCTGGGGCGCGCGGTGGCCGAGGTCGAGGGCAACTACGCGGCGCTCGAGGATCGCGCCGGGCAGCCGAGCGTGTTCGTCCAGCGGGTCGCGCACCCGAGCCGGACCCACCTCGACATCGAGAGCGACGACGTCGAGGCCGAGGTCGCGCGGCTCGAGGCGCTGGGCGCGACGCGGGTCGCGCAGATCCAGACGTGGTGGGTGATGGAGGCGCCGACCGGCCATCGGTTCTGCGTGGTGCGGCTCCAGCGCGGGCCGCTGGGCGACGACGCTCGCACGTGGTGA
- a CDS encoding DUF4333 domain-containing protein codes for MTQRRMALRALWIVCVSGCSFHASCGGKTVDSKKGEAAIVKMLATSGLDATVSCPTGIKAKQGDTFDCTAVVGGATGKVKVTQKDDKGAVEFELVEGFLIGAKLEGVLVDRIQQQYGVAAKVTCGAPFRASVPGETFTCSALAPDGDTLTIGITVKDKLGAVDFKIAEPAGGAAPPAADDPAPAADDGDEADDTDPPAGTDDD; via the coding sequence ATGACCCAACGACGGATGGCGCTGCGCGCGCTCTGGATCGTGTGCGTGAGCGGCTGCTCCTTCCACGCCTCTTGCGGCGGCAAGACGGTCGACAGCAAGAAGGGCGAAGCCGCGATCGTCAAGATGCTCGCGACCAGCGGGCTCGACGCCACGGTCTCGTGCCCGACCGGCATCAAGGCGAAGCAGGGCGACACGTTCGACTGCACCGCGGTGGTCGGCGGCGCCACCGGCAAGGTCAAGGTCACCCAGAAGGACGACAAGGGCGCGGTCGAGTTCGAGCTGGTCGAGGGCTTCCTCATCGGCGCGAAGCTCGAGGGCGTGCTCGTCGATCGGATCCAGCAGCAGTACGGCGTCGCCGCCAAGGTCACCTGCGGCGCCCCGTTCCGCGCGTCGGTCCCCGGCGAGACCTTCACCTGCTCGGCCCTGGCGCCCGACGGCGACACGCTGACGATCGGGATCACCGTCAAGGACAAGCTCGGCGCGGTCGACTTCAAGATCGCCGAGCCCGCCGGCGGCGCCGCGCCCCCCGCGGCCGATGATCCGGCCCCCGCCGCCGACGACGGCGACGAGGCGGACGACACCGACCCGCCGGCCGGCACCGACGACGACTGA
- a CDS encoding matrixin family metalloprotease, translated as MRRALAAVILAALAAPAAASVVLPLTPADLEAGAERVATATVTALAPRWSADGTRVETVVTLAADDGAALTIVQPGGDLGRVRQEILGMPRYRVGERARFYLRHNPGGVTWRVYGWSQGKWDQRTIAGVPVFLPGPRPDDAAFAHNGMIWPAARMPVPYLINSAGSDDLTMPEVTTAIHAAFQTWQDVPCSTLTFQDAGPTTLGVAIDGQNAILFIESGWIYGAEAAGATALTILDGQQTADVAMNGEQFHWAIGPSGALAASGTFDLQAVLTHELGHFSGLGHTQRAHDTMYYSWTPWAGQRVPSADDKLGLCTIYPTAGDECAAAGSGCPTGQTCTTTAAGRLCDGAIDPIGAPCNYDYVECGDFCLFTVADLSDGYCSRFCDSNADCPLSHHCAPASAGSMPVNVCFAGAQPPPPTDASTGCPGDDACPAGQYCSTMAACTFDCRTTDDCPRDELCDPRGRCVAGPGGGDGGGCGCGAGSGPAGAGALALIVAAVASRRRRRR; from the coding sequence ATGCGGCGCGCGCTGGCGGCGGTGATCCTGGCGGCGCTGGCGGCGCCGGCCGCGGCGTCGGTCGTGCTGCCGCTGACGCCGGCCGACCTCGAGGCCGGGGCCGAGCGGGTCGCGACCGCGACGGTCACCGCCCTGGCCCCGCGCTGGAGCGCCGACGGCACCCGGGTCGAGACGGTGGTGACGCTGGCCGCCGACGACGGCGCCGCGCTGACGATCGTGCAGCCCGGCGGTGACCTCGGCCGCGTACGCCAGGAGATCCTGGGCATGCCGCGCTACCGCGTCGGCGAGCGCGCGCGCTTCTACCTGCGCCACAACCCGGGCGGCGTCACCTGGCGGGTCTACGGCTGGAGCCAGGGCAAGTGGGACCAGCGCACGATCGCCGGCGTGCCGGTGTTCCTGCCCGGGCCGCGGCCCGATGACGCCGCGTTCGCGCACAACGGCATGATCTGGCCGGCCGCGCGCATGCCGGTGCCGTACCTGATCAACTCGGCCGGCAGCGACGACCTGACGATGCCGGAGGTCACCACCGCGATCCACGCCGCGTTCCAGACCTGGCAGGACGTGCCGTGCTCGACCCTGACGTTCCAGGACGCCGGGCCGACCACGCTGGGCGTCGCGATCGACGGCCAGAACGCGATCCTGTTCATCGAGAGCGGCTGGATCTACGGCGCCGAGGCCGCCGGCGCGACCGCGCTGACGATCCTCGACGGCCAGCAGACCGCCGACGTCGCGATGAACGGCGAGCAGTTCCACTGGGCGATCGGCCCGAGCGGCGCGCTGGCCGCGAGCGGCACGTTCGATCTGCAGGCGGTCTTGACCCACGAGCTCGGGCACTTCAGCGGCCTCGGCCACACCCAGCGCGCCCACGACACGATGTACTACTCGTGGACGCCGTGGGCCGGCCAGCGCGTGCCGTCGGCCGACGACAAGCTCGGCCTGTGCACGATCTACCCGACCGCCGGCGACGAGTGCGCCGCCGCCGGCAGCGGCTGCCCGACCGGCCAGACCTGCACGACCACGGCGGCCGGCCGGCTGTGCGACGGCGCGATCGATCCGATCGGCGCGCCGTGCAACTACGACTACGTCGAGTGCGGCGACTTCTGCCTGTTCACGGTCGCCGACCTGTCCGACGGCTACTGCTCGCGCTTCTGCGACAGCAACGCCGACTGCCCGCTCAGCCACCACTGCGCGCCGGCCTCGGCCGGGTCGATGCCGGTCAACGTGTGCTTCGCTGGCGCCCAGCCGCCGCCGCCGACCGACGCGTCCACCGGCTGCCCCGGCGACGACGCCTGCCCGGCCGGCCAGTACTGCTCGACGATGGCGGCCTGCACCTTCGACTGCCGCACCACCGACGACTGTCCGCGCGACGAGCTGTGCGATCCGCGCGGCCGCTGCGTCGCCGGCCCCGGCGGCGGCGACGGCGGCGGCTGTGGCTGCGGCGCCGGGTCCGGTCCGGCCGGTGCGGGCGCGCTCGCGTTGATCGTGGCCGCGGTCGCGAGCCGCCGACGTCGCCGCCGCTGA
- a CDS encoding DUF1552 domain-containing protein — MSVSRRRFLGGAGALIALPWLASLGPRTARGAAAAQRKRFLAFYLPCGIVMSNWTPAAEGPAWSSPILAPLEPYRAHTLVLTGVNNTPGRSDGGGDHAAGTGAFLTATHVRKTAGADILNGVSVDQLLAPVLSEGRPYPSLELGTDGGAAVGDCDTGYSCAYARSIAWAGPTTPLPKQTNPAAVFDRLFAGYDPDASAAEVARRQRYRTSVLDTSLDQATSLRASLGKTDQAKLDEYLTSVRELEGRVAQPASVCRPGERPASGLSFAARSRAMIDLIAIAFECDLTRVATFMLGNAGSGNAHPQIGITESHHELSHHMGNTSNLDKLTQINTWEIGELAYLAGKLAAIDDGDGATALDNSVVFCSSEIEDGDAHRHSNLPVVVLGGGGGTIATGTHRRAAGAAMADLFIALMTGLGRPTTTFGDDGTRPLPGVLV; from the coding sequence ATGAGCGTCAGCCGTCGTCGATTCCTGGGTGGGGCCGGGGCGTTGATCGCCCTGCCGTGGCTCGCGTCGCTGGGGCCGCGCACCGCGCGCGGCGCCGCCGCGGCCCAGCGCAAGCGCTTCCTCGCGTTCTACCTGCCGTGCGGCATCGTCATGAGCAACTGGACGCCGGCGGCCGAGGGCCCGGCCTGGTCGTCGCCGATCCTGGCGCCGCTCGAGCCGTACCGCGCGCACACGCTGGTGCTGACCGGCGTCAACAACACGCCGGGGCGGTCCGACGGCGGCGGCGATCACGCGGCCGGCACCGGCGCGTTCTTGACGGCGACCCACGTGCGCAAGACCGCGGGCGCCGACATCTTGAACGGCGTCTCGGTCGACCAGCTGCTGGCGCCGGTCCTGTCCGAGGGCCGGCCGTACCCGTCGCTCGAGCTCGGCACCGACGGCGGCGCCGCGGTCGGCGACTGCGACACCGGCTACAGCTGCGCCTACGCGCGCTCGATCGCCTGGGCCGGCCCGACGACGCCGCTGCCCAAGCAGACCAACCCGGCGGCGGTCTTCGATCGCCTGTTCGCCGGCTACGATCCTGACGCGTCGGCCGCCGAGGTCGCGCGGCGCCAGCGCTACCGCACCAGCGTGCTCGACACGTCGCTCGACCAGGCCACGTCCTTGCGGGCGTCGCTGGGCAAGACCGATCAGGCCAAGCTCGACGAGTACCTGACCTCGGTGCGCGAGCTCGAGGGCCGGGTCGCGCAGCCGGCCAGCGTGTGCCGCCCGGGCGAGCGCCCGGCCTCGGGCCTGTCGTTCGCGGCGCGCTCGCGGGCGATGATCGATCTGATCGCGATCGCGTTCGAGTGCGATCTGACCCGGGTCGCGACGTTCATGCTCGGCAACGCCGGCTCGGGCAACGCCCACCCGCAGATCGGGATCACCGAGTCGCACCACGAGCTGTCGCACCACATGGGCAACACCTCGAACCTCGACAAGCTGACCCAGATCAACACCTGGGAGATCGGCGAGCTGGCCTACCTGGCCGGCAAGCTGGCGGCGATCGACGACGGCGACGGCGCGACCGCGCTCGACAACAGCGTCGTGTTCTGCTCGTCGGAGATCGAGGACGGCGACGCCCACCGCCACTCGAACCTGCCGGTCGTGGTGCTCGGCGGCGGCGGCGGCACGATCGCGACCGGCACCCACCGGCGCGCGGCCGGCGCGGCCATGGCCGATCTGTTCATCGCGCTGATGACCGGCCTGGGCCGGCCGACCACGACCTTCGGCGACGACGGCACCCGGCCGCTGCCGGGCGTGCTGGTCTAG
- a CDS encoding DUF1592 domain-containing protein translates to MRWPILVRVAALLVVGACAGDGDGGDPGRVTLHRLNNVEYNNTVRDLLGTTLTPAVDFPADDRGYGFDNVADVLRLSPLSLELYEAAAEALIADTLATPTASTTQSFEIMGDASVGNMSGTGWLFFSSGTASITVATPIAATYRVTVRAYGQQAGPEPARLSIEVPNQPPAIIDVTAVAASPGDYAITVPLPAGNALVTVGFVNDYYDATLGDRNLWIDGVTVEGPLDGPVIDGGRRARVLICPALADRACQASIVTGFVQRAWRRPPTPAEVAQLLALVDVAIADGDTPEAGLRLALQQTLVSPHFLFRVEVDPEPGSLVPHPLTGWELATRLSYFLWSSMPDDELFAAAAAGTLDDRAELVRQARRMLADPKAVALTDNFAGQWLFIRALGDQDPDYQLFPEYDQALEDAMRAETRRYFQAFLTEDIPMDQFLVGDFTFVNDRLAEHYGLPPVGSDELVRVSLADSPRRGFLMQGSFLRVTSRPKRTSPVLRGKWILDNLLCTPPRPPPPGVEGLPDGMTATGSIRDRLEAHVSNPICASCHRVMDPLGFGLDNFDAIGRYRTMDAGYPIDASGALADGEAFTDGRELAQLLAANPAVYRCMVEKLYTYTGRSPFRIEATEQIDALTQRFIDHGYILGDLIIDLVTSPSFVSRRGEP, encoded by the coding sequence ATGCGCTGGCCAATCCTCGTGCGCGTCGCCGCGCTGCTCGTCGTCGGCGCGTGCGCGGGCGACGGCGACGGCGGCGATCCGGGGCGGGTGACCCTGCACCGCCTCAACAACGTCGAGTACAACAACACCGTCCGCGATCTGCTGGGCACGACGCTCACGCCCGCGGTCGACTTCCCGGCCGACGATCGCGGCTACGGCTTCGACAACGTCGCCGACGTGCTGCGGCTGTCGCCGCTGTCGCTGGAGCTGTACGAGGCCGCGGCCGAGGCGCTGATCGCCGACACGCTCGCGACGCCGACCGCGTCGACCACGCAGTCGTTCGAGATCATGGGCGACGCCTCGGTCGGCAACATGTCCGGCACCGGCTGGCTGTTCTTCTCCAGCGGCACCGCGTCGATCACCGTCGCGACGCCGATCGCCGCGACCTACCGCGTCACCGTGCGCGCCTACGGCCAGCAGGCCGGCCCCGAGCCGGCGCGGCTGTCGATCGAGGTGCCCAACCAGCCGCCGGCGATCATCGACGTCACCGCGGTCGCGGCCAGCCCCGGCGACTACGCGATCACCGTGCCGCTGCCGGCCGGCAACGCGCTGGTGACGGTCGGCTTCGTCAACGACTACTACGACGCGACGCTGGGTGATCGCAACCTGTGGATCGACGGCGTCACCGTCGAGGGGCCCCTCGACGGCCCGGTCATCGACGGCGGCCGCCGCGCCCGCGTGCTGATCTGCCCGGCGCTGGCCGACCGCGCGTGCCAGGCGTCGATCGTCACCGGCTTCGTGCAGCGGGCGTGGCGGCGGCCGCCGACGCCGGCCGAGGTCGCGCAGCTGCTGGCGCTGGTCGACGTGGCGATCGCCGACGGCGACACGCCCGAGGCCGGGCTGCGCCTGGCGCTGCAGCAGACCCTGGTGTCGCCGCACTTCTTGTTCCGGGTCGAGGTCGATCCGGAGCCGGGCTCGCTGGTGCCGCACCCGCTGACCGGCTGGGAGCTGGCGACCCGGCTGTCCTACTTCCTGTGGAGCAGCATGCCCGACGACGAGCTGTTCGCGGCCGCGGCCGCGGGCACGCTCGACGATCGCGCCGAGCTGGTGCGGCAGGCCCGGCGCATGCTGGCCGATCCCAAGGCGGTCGCGCTCACCGACAACTTCGCCGGCCAGTGGCTGTTCATCCGCGCGCTCGGCGACCAGGACCCCGACTACCAGCTGTTCCCCGAGTACGACCAGGCGCTCGAGGACGCGATGCGGGCCGAGACCCGCCGCTACTTCCAGGCGTTCCTGACCGAGGACATCCCGATGGATCAGTTCCTGGTCGGGGACTTCACGTTCGTCAACGACCGCCTCGCCGAGCACTACGGCCTGCCGCCGGTCGGCTCCGACGAGCTGGTCCGGGTGTCCCTGGCCGACTCGCCGCGGCGCGGGTTCCTGATGCAGGGCAGCTTCCTGCGGGTGACCTCGCGGCCCAAGCGCACGTCGCCGGTGCTGCGCGGCAAGTGGATCCTCGACAACCTGCTGTGCACGCCGCCGCGCCCGCCGCCGCCCGGGGTCGAGGGCCTGCCCGACGGCATGACCGCGACCGGCTCGATCCGTGACCGGCTCGAGGCCCACGTCAGCAACCCGATCTGCGCGAGCTGCCACCGGGTCATGGACCCGCTCGGTTTCGGCCTCGACAACTTCGACGCGATCGGCCGCTACCGCACGATGGACGCGGGCTACCCGATCGACGCGTCGGGCGCGCTCGCCGACGGCGAGGCCTTCACCGACGGCCGCGAGCTGGCGCAGTTGCTGGCCGCCAACCCGGCGGTCTACCGGTGCATGGTCGAGAAGCTCTACACGTACACCGGCCGGTCGCCGTTCCGGATCGAGGCCACCGAGCAGATCGACGCGCTGACCCAGCGCTTCATCGATCACGGGTACATCCTCGGCGACCTCATCATCGATCTGGTCACGTCGCCATCGTTCGTGTCGCGCCGAGGTGAGCCATGA
- a CDS encoding low temperature requirement protein A — translation MHEPSPAALDPVDEERHATNLELFLDLVFVFSVTQITGLLAHDLTIAGAGRAALLALLVWWLWSQYTWAGAAVDLQERAATRLLVLATIPAALVMAIALPTAFGAGGRWFGVSYLVVQWLVLAMQGADAVKAPDTRRAFLAYASVASIAPALVLIGGFLDGDARPIAWAGGGLAYLVAALRGASGAWTLNPGHFAERHALFVIIALGEVLVAVGATATDLGLDGTTLLGVGVAVAGACVIWWTYFAFIPEVVEHVLLTAQGARRGVLARDLMTLGHYPIVAALIAYAVVAKHVKHPHDPLGVADRWLLASSVALLIGAYLHIQLRAVKRMAPERLAAIAVVAVACGVGGALPGAALLGGAAAVLGTAQAITWRRFRTGELAHIGRNR, via the coding sequence ATGCACGAGCCCTCGCCCGCCGCGCTGGACCCGGTCGACGAAGAGCGCCACGCCACCAACCTCGAGCTGTTCCTCGACCTGGTGTTCGTGTTCTCGGTCACCCAGATCACCGGGCTGCTCGCCCACGATCTGACGATCGCCGGGGCCGGCCGCGCGGCGCTGCTGGCGCTGCTGGTGTGGTGGCTGTGGTCGCAGTACACGTGGGCCGGCGCCGCGGTCGATCTGCAGGAGCGCGCGGCGACGCGCCTGCTGGTGCTCGCGACGATCCCGGCCGCGCTGGTCATGGCGATCGCGCTGCCGACCGCGTTCGGCGCCGGCGGCCGCTGGTTCGGCGTCAGCTACCTCGTCGTGCAGTGGCTGGTGCTGGCGATGCAGGGCGCCGACGCGGTCAAGGCGCCGGACACCCGCCGGGCGTTCCTGGCCTACGCCTCGGTGGCGTCGATCGCGCCGGCGCTGGTGCTGATCGGCGGCTTCCTCGACGGCGACGCCCGCCCGATCGCGTGGGCCGGCGGGGGGCTGGCCTACCTGGTCGCCGCGCTGCGCGGGGCCTCGGGCGCGTGGACGCTCAACCCCGGCCACTTCGCCGAGCGCCACGCGCTGTTCGTGATCATCGCGCTGGGCGAGGTGCTGGTGGCGGTCGGCGCCACCGCGACCGACCTCGGCCTCGACGGCACGACGCTGCTGGGCGTCGGGGTCGCGGTCGCCGGCGCGTGCGTGATCTGGTGGACGTACTTCGCGTTCATCCCCGAGGTGGTCGAGCACGTGTTGCTGACGGCGCAGGGCGCGCGCCGGGGCGTGCTGGCGCGGGACCTGATGACGCTCGGCCACTACCCGATCGTGGCCGCGCTGATCGCCTACGCCGTCGTCGCCAAGCACGTCAAGCACCCGCACGACCCGCTGGGCGTGGCCGATCGCTGGCTGCTGGCGTCGTCGGTGGCGCTGCTGATCGGCGCCTACCTCCACATCCAGCTCCGGGCGGTCAAGCGGATGGCGCCCGAGCGGCTCGCGGCGATCGCGGTGGTCGCGGTCGCGTGCGGCGTCGGGGGCGCGCTGCCGGGCGCGGCGCTGCTCGGCGGCGCCGCCGCGGTCCTGGGCACGGCCCAGGCGATCACCTGGCGGCGGTTCCGGACTGGCGAGCTAGCTCACATCGGGCGCAACCGCTGA
- a CDS encoding PilZ domain-containing protein: MESARAIFLVVDSARGQALTRAWERFDDPAVAEVDLYFRAASDVALVGVGLRSGSDRGRWIGRVVASGVAVIDPARMSEGDRRAFYGSYLASYEQVATGCAGIAAAMTALRWRSQTPKAGARGTGPAAAVTEATLAPPPAGEVARGTPPPPLPPTPPVGRGDPTRATALGLGAIREPGHEVEVPAMPSLADVRKALPVARSHERARAPTVNLRAPDALPAPPRPASEADRTNTVAVRFLRGGQWSPARLRALSAKGAYLVTGAPPRLSDEVYVALDLDERSALVRGTVYHVTSARDASATGSSGFAVRFAPEPCAARTRLLELLQDARARGVVIKPPPPRASMRFPVRWAVALRGAHPSHVDALDVSAGGLFVAAPSLPIDATLGVTVPVDVGDPPIDLVAKVTRVVTTGAAEARGLAPGAGLLITEMSEGDRVRWTRFLARVERRTTRTVVVGASLPRLEAITRVLADAGYAVAACSDPGSLLRAAERGSLPDAAVIDDSLLAQGVAAGWLEQMFSAHQVPCITLRGEVSRARLVVDRLLAVGIG, from the coding sequence ATGGAGTCAGCCCGCGCGATCTTCCTTGTCGTCGACAGCGCACGCGGGCAGGCGTTGACCCGGGCGTGGGAGCGCTTCGACGATCCCGCGGTCGCCGAGGTCGACCTGTACTTCCGGGCCGCGAGCGACGTCGCGCTGGTCGGCGTCGGGCTGCGCAGCGGCAGCGATCGCGGGCGGTGGATCGGCCGGGTCGTGGCCAGCGGCGTCGCGGTGATCGACCCGGCGCGCATGAGCGAGGGCGATCGGCGGGCGTTCTACGGGAGCTACCTGGCGAGCTACGAGCAGGTCGCGACGGGCTGCGCCGGGATCGCCGCGGCGATGACCGCGCTGCGGTGGCGGAGTCAGACCCCGAAAGCGGGCGCGCGCGGCACCGGCCCCGCGGCGGCGGTCACCGAAGCGACGCTCGCGCCGCCGCCCGCGGGCGAGGTCGCGCGGGGCACGCCACCCCCGCCGCTGCCGCCGACGCCGCCGGTGGGGCGCGGCGATCCGACCCGGGCGACGGCGCTCGGGCTCGGCGCGATCCGCGAGCCCGGCCACGAGGTCGAGGTGCCGGCGATGCCGTCGCTGGCCGACGTCCGCAAGGCGCTGCCAGTGGCGCGCAGCCACGAGCGCGCCCGGGCGCCGACCGTCAACCTGCGCGCGCCCGACGCGCTGCCGGCGCCGCCGCGGCCGGCGAGCGAGGCCGACCGCACCAACACCGTCGCGGTCCGGTTCCTGCGCGGCGGGCAGTGGTCCCCGGCGCGGCTGCGCGCGCTGTCGGCCAAGGGCGCGTACCTGGTCACCGGCGCGCCGCCGCGCCTGAGCGACGAGGTCTACGTCGCGCTCGATCTCGACGAGCGCTCGGCGCTGGTGCGCGGCACCGTCTACCACGTGACCTCGGCGCGCGACGCCTCGGCGACCGGGTCGTCGGGCTTCGCCGTCCGGTTCGCGCCCGAGCCGTGCGCGGCGCGGACCCGCCTGCTCGAGCTGTTGCAGGACGCGCGCGCCCGGGGCGTGGTGATCAAGCCGCCGCCGCCGCGGGCGAGCATGCGGTTCCCGGTGCGCTGGGCGGTGGCGCTGCGCGGCGCCCACCCCAGCCACGTCGACGCGCTCGACGTCTCGGCCGGCGGGCTGTTCGTGGCGGCGCCGAGCCTGCCCATCGACGCCACGCTCGGCGTGACCGTGCCGGTCGACGTGGGCGATCCGCCGATCGACCTGGTGGCGAAGGTCACCCGCGTGGTCACGACCGGCGCCGCCGAGGCCCGCGGCCTGGCCCCGGGCGCGGGCCTGCTGATCACCGAGATGTCCGAGGGCGATCGCGTGCGCTGGACCCGGTTCCTGGCGCGGGTCGAGCGGCGCACGACCCGGACGGTGGTGGTCGGCGCGTCCTTGCCGCGGCTCGAGGCCATCACCCGGGTGCTGGCCGACGCCGGCTACGCGGTGGCGGCGTGCTCGGACCCGGGCTCGCTGTTGCGCGCGGCCGAGCGCGGCTCGCTCCCCGACGCGGCGGTGATCGACGACAGCCTGCTGGCCCAGGGCGTCGCCGCTGGCTGGCTCGAGCAGATGTTCAGCGCGCACCAGGTGCCGTGCATCACCCTGCGCGGCGAGGTCAGCCGCGCCCGGCTCGTCGTCGATCGCCTGCTCGCGGTCGGGATCGGGTAG